Proteins co-encoded in one Arachis hypogaea cultivar Tifrunner chromosome 13, arahy.Tifrunner.gnm2.J5K5, whole genome shotgun sequence genomic window:
- the LOC112733160 gene encoding uncharacterized protein: MSKQGIAVDPDKVEAVMNWERPTSVTEIRSFLGKANVVADALSRKSLYAAWMMLREKELLRAFQELLKVHRDNETLHKVLPAVEQGKQWRALEGHDGLWRFKNEIVVPDIGDLRQRILKEAHKSGFLIHLGSTKMYQDLKAMFWWPGMKNDVALHVSKFLTCQKVKIEH; the protein is encoded by the exons ATGAGTAAACAGGGAATAGCTGTGGATCCTGATAAGGTGGAAGCAGtaatgaattgggagcgaccaacttcagtgacagagatcagAAGTTTCCTAG gaaaagcgaatGTTGTGGCGGATGCCTTGAGTCGGAaatctttatatgcagcttggatgatgctacgggaaAAGGAATTACTAAGGGCATTTCAAG aacttctgaaggTTCATCGAGACAATGAAACGTTACAtaaggtattaccagcagttgaacagggaaaacagtggagagcgTTAGAAGGACATGATGGTTTGTGGAGGTTCAAGAACGAGATTGTTGTGCCAGATATTGGAGACCTGCGACAGAGaatcttgaaggaagctcataagagcgggtttTTAATCCATCTAGGAAGCACCAAAATGTATCAAGATCTGAaagcaatgttctggtggccagggatgaagaatgatgtggcattgcacGTATCTAAATTTTTAACGTGTCAaaaggttaagattgagcattAG
- the LOC112737821 gene encoding uncharacterized protein isoform X2, giving the protein MFLIATDCGLTIQIQIQTVNLLLETHGSARPQGGAAWAPPMASVTIRNLLLYTTNEIWEVVNLKEAREFSSNTKYIYVFKVLHYAFHFISYVCMTDIGIIT; this is encoded by the exons ATGTTCCTCATTGCTACTGACTGTGGACTTACTatacaaatacaaattcaaaCAGTTAATTTATTACTTGAAACTCATGGGAGTGCCCGTCCCCAAGGTGGAGCAGCATG GGCACCGCCTATGGCATCTGTCACCATACGCAATCTGTTGCTGTATACCACAAATGAAATCTGGGAG GTTGTAAATCTTAAGGAGGCAAGGGAGTTCTCAAGTAATACgaagtatatatatgtattcaAAGTACTGCATTACGCCTTTCATTTTATATCTTATGTGTGTATGACTGATATTGGGATAATTACCTAA